Genomic window (Streptomyces sp. RerS4):
GCGGCCTTCCTGGCGTACGCGCGGGGGCTGTTGGAGCGGTAGGGGCGGCCCGGTACGCGAGCATCACGTCCGGACCGGGTGCCCGGTTCAACGGGTCGCGCGGAAATCTTGGACAAGGCTGAACCGAATCCGTTCGCGATGACGTGTCTGCTCTCGTACGGCCAGTCACCTTCAACGCAGTCAGCGGCGTCTTTTTGAAGGAGTGTCGAGTGCCATCGGTCATCGTGGGGCGCACGGGTCCCTTCACCGGGCAGAGCGTGGTCCTGGGCAGCGAGCCCCTGAGCTTCGGCCGCAAGAGCGACAACGTCGTCGTGATCGTCAGTCCCAGTGCCTCCCGGCTGCACGCCGAGATCCTCGCGGAGGGCGCCGGGTTCGTCCTCTACGACCGGGAAAGCCGCAACGGCACCTTCGTCAACGACCAGCGCGTCACGCGGCATGTGCTGCGTCCGAACGACTGCATCCGGATCGGGGACGAGACGTTCCTGTACGAGGCGCAGGACGCCATGGAGACGGTCATGGACCTCTCCCTCCTGGACATCCCCCGGCCGAGCGCCGCGGATCCCGGCACGCTGCGGGTCACCGTCACCGGCGGCGGCCCGGTGGGCCTCGCCTTCGCCTTGGCGCTCGACGAGATGCTGCCCGGCCGGACCGCCATCACCCTCTACGACGGACGGTGGACGAGGAAGGGGGCCGCGGTCGTCTGGAAGGACGAGACCGAGGGCAATTTCCGTCGTCAGCAGGTGGTGACCGTCCAGAGCCGGCAGTACCTCGCCCTGTCCGAGGAGGTGCTCGGCGCGTTGTTCGACGACGGCGGCGCCTACTCCGAGATGTGGCCCGTCGGCCCGGACTCCGTCGACGGCCGGCCGCCGCGCAACATCCGGATCGCCCACATCGAGGACCGGTTGCTGGCCCTGGCGAACCGGAGGTCGGCGATCCGCCTGGTCCCCAGGCATTTCGACGTGGCGGAGCAGCAGGGCCGGCTCACCCAGGAGCACGTCCTGGTGGTCTGCGAGGGCGGCCGCTCCCGCACGCGCGAGCACTACGCCGACCGCTTCGGCACGGCCGACGCCTCGATCTACTCCCTCGACGGGGAGCACCTCCAGGACATCGTGCTGGGCTTGCGCGTCAAGTCGCGGCTGCCGGACCCGATGAGCGTGCTGCTGACCGTGTCGCAGAACCGCTTCCTCCTCAACTCGCTGCGCGGCGAGGGCTTCCTCAACATGCGGCTCACCCGGGAGGAGGCCAGGAACGTCATCGGGATCGACCCGGTCCGCCAGGTCTTCGAGGAGTGCATCGCCAGCCGCCCCTGCCTGATGAGCCGGCAGGAGGAGGACAACGAGTTCCGCTGCCCCACCCACGGAACACTCTTCCTGCCCGCGCTGTTGCGCGGTTCGCCGCTGTGGAAGGAGATCCGGCAGGGCCTCAGCCTGTTCGGTGTCGCCGAGGACGACCTGTCCGCGATCACGTCGTTCCGGCTGGACATGGTGCAGCGCCCGCGGTTCACCGCGCAGTTGCACCGTCCGACCCCGACCAGCCCCGGCACCTACGGCTTCCTCTTGGGCGACGCGGCCAACGCCATCCACTTCTGGCCGGGCCGGGGCCTCAACAGCGGCCTCGCCTCCGCCACGTCGCTGGCCCGCTCGCTCAGTCGTGCCTGGCGGGGCAAGCCGCTGCGGGACGCCGACTTCATCCGGCACGAGGCGGCGATGTCCATGCTCCAGTACCGGCACAAGAGCCGGGCCTGGAACGCCATGGTGACCACCGACGAGCAGGGCGTCACCCGCGCCATCAAGGACGTCATCGCGCGCAGCGCGGAGGCCGGCGGCGGCGCCGCGTCCGGCGACGACCTGGACGCGCTGCTGGACCGGATGGCCGGGATCCGCGAGCGGCTGGCGCCCCGGCTGCCCGGCCTGCCCACGGACAAGGAGCTCCGCTCCCACCTCGCCTCGATCGCCCCCGCCACCCTGCGCGCCCTGCGCGAGAGCGGCGCGTGGGACACCCTGATCGTCGGCGGTGAGGAGGCCGACATCGACCTCTTCTACCAGTCGGACTCCCCCGTCTTCGTCCCCCGCCCGGCCGACCCCCGGGCCCTCCCGCTGTCCTGAGGGGGCGTCGGTGGGCCGTCCGGGTGTCCGGGCGGCCCCCGCCGCCGTTGCCCTCCGGGTCGGATGCAGCGACGCCGCGCCGCTCTCGCCTCGGCCGTAGTCATGAACCGGGTGGCCCGCGTCGCCGCCGTCACGTGGGGGACGCGTGGTGCGGATGGTTTTTCGGGAAGGCTGGGACGTATGCCGGAAGTCATCGTTCCCGTACGTTCCCTGGTCCGCCGCCGTCGGGAGCCGATCGTCGTCCAGACGTTCCGCTCGACGGCGGCGGCCGTGGTGTCCTATGTCGTCGCGCTCGGGCTGAGCAGTGAGCCGGCTCCCCTGACGGCGCCGCTGACGGCGCTGCTCGTCGTACAGGTCACCCTCTACACCACGCTCACCACCGGGATCAGACGGGTGAACTCCGTCGTCGCGGGCGTCCTGGTCGCCATCGGGTTCAGCGCCCTCGTCGGCCTGACCTGGTGGAGTCTGGGCCTGGTGATCCTCACCTCGCTGGTCGTCGGCCATCTGGTGCGGGTCGACGAGTTCGTCCCCGAGGTCGCGATCAGCGCGATGCTGGTCCTCGGGGTGACCCGGGTCGCGGCGACCGCCTGGGACCGCGTACTCGAAACGCTGATCGGGGCCGTCGTAGGGCTCCTCTTCAACCTCTTCCTCGCGCCGCCGGTGTGGGTGGCGCCCGCGAACGAGGCGATCGCCTCGCTGTCCGGGCGGATGCGCGGCCTGCTCCGCCACATCGGCGACGAGCTCGCGGAGCACACGCCCGTCGAGAAGGCGGCGGCCCGGCTGCACGAGGCGCGACGTCTGGACAACGACATCGCCCAGGTGGACTCGGCGCTGCGGCAGGCCGAGGACAGCCTGCGCCTCAATCCGCGGGTGAAGGAGGGGCTGCTCTTCCGGCTGGTGCTCCGTACGGGTCTGGACACGCTGGAGATCTGCGCCGTGGTGCTGCGGGTGTGCTGCCGCACGCTGACGGACCTGGCCAAGGCGCGTACGGAGGGCTCGCTGTTCCCGGAGGAGGCCGCGACGGCGCTGCGCGAGCTGTTCGGTCACATGGCGGTCGCGGTCGAGAACTTCGCGGTCCTGATCACCGCCCAGATCAGCGCGAGTGCCGAGGAGGCGGAGACCAGGCTGGCGCGGGAGCTGGAGGCGGCCCGCGCCAGCCGCGAGCGGGCGGCGCGCCTGCTGCTGGAGCAGGCGCGCTCCCACCCGGCGGAATGGCAGCTGTACGGGGCCCTGCTCGCGGAGGTCGACCGGGTGCTGGACGAGCTCGGCGTGGAGAAGCGTTCCGAACGCCTCGTGGAGGAGCTCGACCGGCACTCGCGCACCCGGCGCGCCCGCGCCCCGAGACTGCGGCGGCTGTGGCGTCGCGAGGCGGGGGCGCGCCGCTGAGGGCGGCGAACGTCAGGAGGCGAAGTGCCTTTCGAGCCGGGGGATCAGGTCCCGCAGGTCCTCCTCCCAGCAGCCGGCGTTGTGGCCGCCGTCGCACTGGGTGCCCCAGCCGGAGCCGTCGCCGTAGTTCACGTAGTGGTAGGTCATGCCCAGGGCGTCCATCGCGTTCTTGACGTGCTTGGACGCCGCTTCGAGCCAGAATTCGAGATCGCCGGGCGAGCCGCCTCCGTTGCCCACGTAGATCGAGACGCCGACTGCGCCCTGTTTGATCCTGTCCATGTGCTGTGACGGGTCGACCTCGTTCCACCGCCAGTCGGCGTTGAACACCGGGTAGGGCGAGCCGAACGCGGCGTCACTGTGCACGGAGGGCTCGTAGGCGACGAGCGAGGCGACGACGGCCAGCCGCAGGTCCATGGACCTGACCGACAGGTCGATGTCGCCGGACAGGGAGGCGGTCTGGCTGAACAGGTCGGGACGCGCCTGGGCGTAGTGGAGGGCTCCGAAGCCGCCCATGGAGATGCCGGCGACGGCCCGCGCCTTCTTGGTGGCGATGGTCCGCAGGTTCGCGTCGATGAACGGGATCACCTGCCTGAGGTGGAAGTTCTCCCAGTTCTGGGCACCGGCCTTGGTCTTCTGATCGAGCCAGTTGGCATACCAGCCGCGGGCGCCGCCGTCCGGGATGACGGTGATCATCCGGTCCGACATGCTCAGTGCGGGGTAGTTCTGCTGGATCGGGTCGTCGGGTGATCCGTGCAGGAAGTACATCACCGGGTACCGGCGGCCCGGGTCGTCGTAGTAGCCGCGCGGCAGGATGATCTTGATGTGCTGCTCACCCGCGACCTCGGGCGTGGTCACCGTGATCCAGAAGTTGGTGCCATCGCCGGTCGCGGTGCCGACCTGGGTCAGGCCGAACCCGTTCGTCATCGGCGGTGGCGTCGTCTCGTCGGCGGCCTGTGCGGCACCTGCCGGCACGGCCACGGCGATGGCCACGGTGGCGACCGTCCACGCCACCAGCACGCGCCACCAGTTCGTTTTCCTTCTCACACCGCTTCCTCTCGTGATCCTCGTCGTTGCGGCGATTCGCGTCGATCTCAGTCGAGGACCTTGACCACCAAGGCCGGCGAGGCCGCGATCTGGTCCTCGGTGAACCGCTCGGTCACCCACTGGCCGGCCGAGAACAGCCGGGTCTGATCGGCGTGGTGCGGTGAGTTCGGGTTGGCCGACTGGGAGTAGGCCATGACGGAAAGCGCCTGTGGCGGGCCGTCGGCGGTGAATCGGACCTGCTGGATGAAGCTGGACCCGAAGACGATGTCGAACGCGCCGTCGACCTGGCCGGGTGTGATCACGTTCAGCACGCCCAGTTGGCTGATCGCGCCGTGGATCGGGATCCGCTCACCACCGCGGGTGACCTTCTGCACGTCCGACAGCGGGGCGTTCAGCGCGATGCCGGCCTTGCGCAGCGCGAGAACGGCCCGGCCGAACGCGTCACGGACGGCCGAGCTTCCGGAGTCCAGTGAATTGGGCGTGTGCACCGGGTCCTTGGGGTCGAAGGGAACCCGCCACGGGAGTTTCTCGATGCCCTGTCCGCCTTGCAGGAAGGACCAGTAGGTCGCGAACAGCCAGGATCCCCGGCTCGCCGCCGTGTAGTCGTGGTCCTGCCAGGCGGCGAGGATCGGACATGCCTCGCTCACGTTGACCAGGTTCCCGTCCACCAGGATCAGCCCGAACGGAACGCTCCCGCACATCGACACCGTGGCGTTGAGGGCCAGGTCGGCCGCCCTGCTGTTGTCGGCGAACAGCAACTTCCCCATGGTCTCCGGTGTGAAGCCCCTGCCCGGCAGGCCGTCGGTGCCGTCGATCCGCTTCCGCGCGGTCAGGATGAGCTCCTGGGTGCGCAGCGAGCGGGGTGCCCCGGTGTCGCCCATCACCCTGGGGAAGGCGAGCGGCTGCTCGGGGTTGGCCAGCCAGGCGCTGTCGTTGGCGTTGCCGACGAAGTCGGAGCGGATCAGGCGTGGTTGCCCGTGCGGGTCCAGCAGTCCCGGCGCGACCGCGTTCGGGTCGTCGGGCCAGTCGCACGCGCTGCGCTTGCCGTCGAGGACGGAGATCGGCGGCACGTTCGGCAGCCGTGGCGACTGGTGGAACAGCAGCCGGCCGGTCAGGGTGAGGCAGGACTCCGCGTGCTCGTCGGTGATGTTCGGGGTGGCCTGGATGTCCGCGTAGAGCGCCTTGCCGTTGCGGTCGGAGGCGACGGTGTTGAAGAAGGGGACGCCCTGCGTGGTCTCCAGGACGTTCACGACGTCGTTGACGTCCTTCGCCTGGTCGAGGCGGAACCAGGTGTTCAACGCACGCAGGTTGTCCATGTTCACGTCGCGCACCGCGTGCGCGCTGACCACCCAGGGCAAGGGGACGCCCTGCATCGATGTGGTGATCGGGCCGTAGCGGGTGGACCACAACGTCCTGGTGACCCTGCCGAGGGAGCCGTCCGCGTTCAGTACGTCGACACCGACCTGCTGCGAGGTCATCTGCTCCCAGGCGCCGTCGACCAGGTACTTGGTGGGGTTCAGCGGATCCACCTGGACGTCGAACAGTCCGAACGGCGCCACCGTGGCGACCGTGTGGCTCCAGGCGACGTCGTCGTTGTAGCCGATGTTCACCGCGGGGAATCCGAGCAGGCTCGCCCCGGAGACGTTGATCTTTCCCGGGATCGTCAGCTGGCTCTGCCACATGCGGTTCTTGCCCTGCCACGGAAAGTGCGGGTTGGCCAGGAGCATGGCGGTGCCACCGGACACGCCCTGTGAACCGACCGCCAACGCGTTGCTGCCCATGCTCTGTTCCCGACTCACCGCCATCGCGTCGCGGATCTTCGCCGCGGTCTCCTCGGGGGGTGAGGACGCCGACTGCGCGACGGCCGAGGCTCCCGGAGGCGCGGCGTTCACCTGGCCGTCCAGCAGCGGATCGGCGCTGCCCATGATGATCTCGGCGTGCGCGTGCCGGTAGACGTCCAGCTCCGTGATGGGTCGCACCCAGGCCGCACCGCGACAGGCCGGGTCGGAGATGTTGTTCGCGCCCGTCTCGGCCAGGTACCTGTTGTATCCCTGGACGTAGCCCCGTATGGCCTCTTTGACCTCCGGCTCCGGCCCGTCGGGGGCGGGCCGGTCGAGCAGCCGCTCCACCACCCGGTTGTCGTTGATCCGCTGGAAGTACAGGTCGCTGTTGAGGTTGGTGGTGGTGTTCTGACGCTCGCCGGGGCTCGCCTTGCCGTCAGGGCCCAGATGGCGGGACCGCTGGGCGTTGACCATCAGATACGTGTCGGCCAACGTACAGATGTTGTCCTTGGCCGCCGCGTATCCGTAGCCCTTCCCCAGCCCCTCCCAGTTCGAGGCGATGATGTGCGGGATGCCGTATTCGGTGTAACGGATCGTCGGCTTGTCCGGCCCCTGCGCCGAGGCGGGCGACCCGGCGGCCGTCATCGTGCTCATCACCGCCACCGCGGCCGTGACCGCCACCGGCAGCCTCGCTCTGAATCTCCTGCGCGCCATCGAGCCGTCCTTCCCCTGAGGTCCTTCGTGCGGACGCCGGCCACGTTAAGGAGGGCCGATGAAATCCCGATGGAGTCGCCGCCCCGGCGAAAACGCGGGTTTCATCGGGATGTCATCGACCGCCGGCACGGTCGTCCGGTGACCTCGGCCGACCGCGTCGCGTCGCATCGGCAGGCGTACGCGGAGGCCACCTACTCGGGAAGGATCGACATGCGAGCCAGAAGGATCGGGGCCGTGTTGGCGGGGCTTCTGCTGACCGTCGGGCTGTCGGCGGTACAGGGGGCGACAGCGCCGGTGGCCACGGCGCAGGCGGCGGCCTCGTGCGAGGGCACGTACACGATCGTCGTCGGAGGCACCGGCAGTTCCTGGAACAACGACGGCTTCCACGGCAACATCCAGCAGCACGTCGGATACCCGACCCAGATCCCCAACGGCGCGAGCACGCGGGCGGGCGTCAACGAGCTGAACCGGCTGGTCCGCGACCAACGCGCCGCGTGTCCGGGCCAGCACGTCAAGATGGGCGGGTACTCGCTGGGCGCCGCGGTGGTGCACGTC
Coding sequences:
- a CDS encoding FHA domain-containing protein; protein product: MPSVIVGRTGPFTGQSVVLGSEPLSFGRKSDNVVVIVSPSASRLHAEILAEGAGFVLYDRESRNGTFVNDQRVTRHVLRPNDCIRIGDETFLYEAQDAMETVMDLSLLDIPRPSAADPGTLRVTVTGGGPVGLAFALALDEMLPGRTAITLYDGRWTRKGAAVVWKDETEGNFRRQQVVTVQSRQYLALSEEVLGALFDDGGAYSEMWPVGPDSVDGRPPRNIRIAHIEDRLLALANRRSAIRLVPRHFDVAEQQGRLTQEHVLVVCEGGRSRTREHYADRFGTADASIYSLDGEHLQDIVLGLRVKSRLPDPMSVLLTVSQNRFLLNSLRGEGFLNMRLTREEARNVIGIDPVRQVFEECIASRPCLMSRQEEDNEFRCPTHGTLFLPALLRGSPLWKEIRQGLSLFGVAEDDLSAITSFRLDMVQRPRFTAQLHRPTPTSPGTYGFLLGDAANAIHFWPGRGLNSGLASATSLARSLSRAWRGKPLRDADFIRHEAAMSMLQYRHKSRAWNAMVTTDEQGVTRAIKDVIARSAEAGGGAASGDDLDALLDRMAGIRERLAPRLPGLPTDKELRSHLASIAPATLRALRESGAWDTLIVGGEEADIDLFYQSDSPVFVPRPADPRALPLS
- a CDS encoding aromatic acid exporter family protein; amino-acid sequence: MPEVIVPVRSLVRRRREPIVVQTFRSTAAAVVSYVVALGLSSEPAPLTAPLTALLVVQVTLYTTLTTGIRRVNSVVAGVLVAIGFSALVGLTWWSLGLVILTSLVVGHLVRVDEFVPEVAISAMLVLGVTRVAATAWDRVLETLIGAVVGLLFNLFLAPPVWVAPANEAIASLSGRMRGLLRHIGDELAEHTPVEKAAARLHEARRLDNDIAQVDSALRQAEDSLRLNPRVKEGLLFRLVLRTGLDTLEICAVVLRVCCRTLTDLAKARTEGSLFPEEAATALRELFGHMAVAVENFAVLITAQISASAEEAETRLARELEAARASRERAARLLLEQARSHPAEWQLYGALLAEVDRVLDELGVEKRSERLVEELDRHSRTRRARAPRLRRLWRREAGARR
- a CDS encoding alpha/beta hydrolase-fold protein, encoding MRRKTNWWRVLVAWTVATVAIAVAVPAGAAQAADETTPPPMTNGFGLTQVGTATGDGTNFWITVTTPEVAGEQHIKIILPRGYYDDPGRRYPVMYFLHGSPDDPIQQNYPALSMSDRMITVIPDGGARGWYANWLDQKTKAGAQNWENFHLRQVIPFIDANLRTIATKKARAVAGISMGGFGALHYAQARPDLFSQTASLSGDIDLSVRSMDLRLAVVASLVAYEPSVHSDAAFGSPYPVFNADWRWNEVDPSQHMDRIKQGAVGVSIYVGNGGGSPGDLEFWLEAASKHVKNAMDALGMTYHYVNYGDGSGWGTQCDGGHNAGCWEEDLRDLIPRLERHFAS
- a CDS encoding penicillin acylase family protein — protein: MARRRFRARLPVAVTAAVAVMSTMTAAGSPASAQGPDKPTIRYTEYGIPHIIASNWEGLGKGYGYAAAKDNICTLADTYLMVNAQRSRHLGPDGKASPGERQNTTTNLNSDLYFQRINDNRVVERLLDRPAPDGPEPEVKEAIRGYVQGYNRYLAETGANNISDPACRGAAWVRPITELDVYRHAHAEIIMGSADPLLDGQVNAAPPGASAVAQSASSPPEETAAKIRDAMAVSREQSMGSNALAVGSQGVSGGTAMLLANPHFPWQGKNRMWQSQLTIPGKINVSGASLLGFPAVNIGYNDDVAWSHTVATVAPFGLFDVQVDPLNPTKYLVDGAWEQMTSQQVGVDVLNADGSLGRVTRTLWSTRYGPITTSMQGVPLPWVVSAHAVRDVNMDNLRALNTWFRLDQAKDVNDVVNVLETTQGVPFFNTVASDRNGKALYADIQATPNITDEHAESCLTLTGRLLFHQSPRLPNVPPISVLDGKRSACDWPDDPNAVAPGLLDPHGQPRLIRSDFVGNANDSAWLANPEQPLAFPRVMGDTGAPRSLRTQELILTARKRIDGTDGLPGRGFTPETMGKLLFADNSRAADLALNATVSMCGSVPFGLILVDGNLVNVSEACPILAAWQDHDYTAASRGSWLFATYWSFLQGGQGIEKLPWRVPFDPKDPVHTPNSLDSGSSAVRDAFGRAVLALRKAGIALNAPLSDVQKVTRGGERIPIHGAISQLGVLNVITPGQVDGAFDIVFGSSFIQQVRFTADGPPQALSVMAYSQSANPNSPHHADQTRLFSAGQWVTERFTEDQIAASPALVVKVLD
- a CDS encoding cutinase family protein, which encodes MRARRIGAVLAGLLLTVGLSAVQGATAPVATAQAAASCEGTYTIVVGGTGSSWNNDGFHGNIQQHVGYPTQIPNGASTRAGVNELNRLVRDQRAACPGQHVKMGGYSLGAAVVHVWVTENWQTFDNVNAILIADPKRQGPPGANGGSVPFGGLVGAPLAGADRFFGNVPVKTICHWDYVCDESAGIWTYPNNHVRNYPEDFNMDHHNDTANEQWYNGRWYPW